The following DNA comes from Spirochaetaceae bacterium.
CGTAACACATTGAAATCAACCCTGCCGTCGGTGAACGCATCTGGAAACAGCGCCCTGAGTCGCGCGAGATTGTTTGCCACGAGATCAACGGAACGGGCCTGTGGGTCTGCAATGGTGATCGGTTGCATCATTTCGTCCTTTTGGTTAGGGTACGTTGCGCAATACTATTCTTACGGGCGATGACCGTCAACTGGTGCAGGTTGCTGGAGTATCAGGGGAATCAAGCAGGAGTACATGGCTGTTCGAGTTTGGGCGTGTCTTTGAACCGTAGCGAAGAGTGCGACACGACGGGCGCGGCGACGGTCTACTACCGACAGACTCGGGTTGAGCAGAAATCCTCACTTTCCTTGGACTGGCCGGGGCCCACAGTAGCGTGGTAGTCGGTACAGCGGCCATTCGCGGGCATGACATCGACCACTGCGGACCGGATGGCCGCAGTTTGGGACATAGCTGTGGGAGATTGCGATCATGGCCATTACGGAAGGCGAGACCGGCGAGATTCTGTTGCTGTGCCTGTGCGTAGTGCTGAGTGGAGCCGATTGCTCGGTCGACGTGGCGCTCTATGGGCAGCAGCGGCTGGCGTTTCTGCGGCGCTTGTGGCCGTTCAAACATTGACAGCAGGGTCACCGAGCCGTGACGCACTTGCGTCTCCACGCCGGCGCCGTGCTGCCGTGGAACAGTTCCAGGCCGCGCAGCAGCGGCCGCTCGGAGGAAAATGGCGAGGTGGAACGGGCCGTCGTGGCCGGCCAGGATGGAGTTCTCGCCGAAGTCCATCGCCGTCACCTCTGAATAGCTATCGCCGGCGCCGAGGTGTCCACGATCTTCATCGCCTGGCAGTTCTTGAGGTCGCCCTCGCCGCTGCACAGCACTCCGCGCGAGGTGAGCAGCGAGCAGCCGAGGGCGAAGCCGGCGGCGATGCCGCCGTATTCGTTGTGATCGAGGCCGCGGCAGTCGGTTGCCCGCCTCCACCGCGCCGGGCGCCGAGTCCACCAGCCCCGCCGACACCACCTCCGCCCACTGCCCGACACGCTCCTCCACGCTGCGCTGGTAACCCTGGAGCTGCTCCTTCAACCCCGCAAACTGCGGCCAATACGCCGCCAGCCCAATCCCGAACACGCCAATCTTCGGCCGCACTCCCCGATCCCGTTGCATCGCAGTTGTCACTCGTCCACCTCCGTGACGCACGCAGCCGGCTGCAGACAGCCACGCCGACGCGGCATCAGGGCCGACCCTAGTAGGTTCCGCGGCGCAACTGGAAGCCGGTAGGTCCATTGCGATACCCGCTACTCCACACCACACGACCCGAGGAGGATCGTTGCTATGCCGTCAGGCCAATTCGCTCAGCAAGGCGGTCGAAGTCTTCCCGGCACTTCTGGCGGATCGCCCCTATGTTGCGAGAGGCCTCCTCTCCCAAGCTCTTCCGTCCGCGCCCCGGACCATCGGCTACGCCCCGTTGTTGAGCAAGCGGGTCGAAGTAGGTCTCCTTCACGTGCACTTCAGAGCGAACGTCGGCCCAGTGCCAGTCATCGGGGAGGCTTATTCCTGCGAGCACCCAGGTCTCGATCTCTTCCCAAGCACTTTCGGCCAAGAAACGGCGAGCCGGGTTTCCAAACTCCTGTTCAATTGCGGCAAGACGCTGGTGCCGTGCTGCAACTCCGTCCCGATCCACGCAAAGAATGAACAAGTCGACCATGGCGTACTGCTTGACGACCTCGGCCAGCCGCTCGGCGTTCAGTGCCTCGCCAACTCCGCCAAGTAACGGATCCATCAAGACCTCAACCTTGGCATTCCGTTTCAGGGATCGAAAAAGCCGTCGGAAGAGAGGTCGAAGGATGTATTGGTCGTTTCGAAAATCCTCGGGAATGACAAGAACCTTCAGCACATGTTCTCCTCTTGTCCGCGTCCGTCGAACAGCACCGCATTTTCCATCCAGCCGGACCGATGAAGCCTACCCAAGCCCTGCGACTTACGCAACTCACTAGCGTTTGGCAGCTCCGCGACCGCGCGGATTTCGGAATCGTCCGTATCGGGACAACGGCACACGACGGACGTACTCCTGAACGTGTCAGGACCGACCAACTCGATCAGGTCGGGCGAGTGTGTAGTCGTGACTACCTGAAGGTTCCCCTTTGCGGTCTGGCCCTCGATCAGGTCCACCAACAGGTGCTGGCGGGAGGGATGTACTCCGTTGTCGATCTCCTCGAACACGTACAAGCGGGCCCGGTTCTTTCCGAGAAGGGCTGCCAGCATGGCGAGAAAGCGCAGCGTACCGTCCGACGCCGAGTACGCTGACACCTTGTTACCGTTACCCTCAACAATGACCAAGTGCACCCGGCCGGTGGTCGGATCGGTCGGAAACTCAAAGTCATTAACGTCCATCGGTGTCAACGCCTGTGTCCACGCCGCCAAGGTCCTCTTACGCTGGTCGTCCGCGCAGATCTCCTTCAGGACGGTCGGGAGATTCTCGCCGCTGTCTCCAAGGACAGTCTGGCCGGGAAACGCAGGCTGCCGCATCCGATCGGGTGCCAAGTCAAGAAACCGCATCCCAACAAGAGCCTGAGCAACCCGAGAAGCCCACTTCTTGTGCGATCGTTCTACTTGGCTGAGTTCTTCGATCTGCGTCAACGTGGGTTGATCCGGGCGTATAGCGATCATTGTGTCTCTTTGAGTCCCCGTGCTTCCCGTACTCAGAAAGCGAAAACGGTCATCCGACTGCGCGTGATCTGGATCTCCGGGAACGCTTGTGAAGATCGGCGATCCGTCAACTACGAGTTGTTCCACAAAGACGTTGAATCGGCCGGATCGAGGCTCCACTTTGATATTAATCATGTAGTGTACGTCGGTCTCGTCCAGAGTCATCCCGCACGACAGTGAGAACTGAGACTC
Coding sequences within:
- a CDS encoding ATP-binding protein — encoded protein: MINTLRLNNFKNFADETLRVGPFTVVVGANASGKSNVRDAFRFLHGIARGYTLPDVIGGRYGAGGHVEWEQIRGTATEVVRFGESQFSLSCGMTLDETDVHYMINIKVEPRSGRFNVFVEQLVVDGSPIFTSVPGDPDHAQSDDRFRFLSTGSTGTQRDTMIAIRPDQPTLTQIEELSQVERSHKKWASRVAQALVGMRFLDLAPDRMRQPAFPGQTVLGDSGENLPTVLKEICADDQRKRTLAAWTQALTPMDVNDFEFPTDPTTGRVHLVIVEGNGNKVSAYSASDGTLRFLAMLAALLGKNRARLYVFEEIDNGVHPSRQHLLVDLIEGQTAKGNLQVVTTTHSPDLIELVGPDTFRSTSVVCRCPDTDDSEIRAVAELPNASELRKSQGLGRLHRSGWMENAVLFDGRGQEENMC